Below is a window of Gossypium hirsutum isolate 1008001.06 chromosome A12, Gossypium_hirsutum_v2.1, whole genome shotgun sequence DNA.
TACGACACTGAACCTTGTCGTTTCCTTCAACTATTTTAGCACTACTACtattaatttttgggttttaatgTTTGCTTTTTGTCATAGTGGTAGTCGAACAAAGCAGGTCACCGATTCTTGATTTAGCTAATTACATCATTGATccgatttcaattaattaaattaaaagattcataatttttttaaagaaaattttaaaatccagATAAATCAATTCAACTATTACCTCAATCCGGATCTGTTTACCATCCAATTGCAAGTCTTATTAGCAAGTTGGATCCAGTTTCTACAACTATGTTTTTTATAGTTGGTTGTCATGCCAAGTGACACTAACAGTCAATATTATTCAAGCTAGATTGATTTTTGAGTCAACAAAAGAGTTAAAAGTgatctttgaaaaaaaaaattcggaagtgataaaaaaatataaaaaacacgagatttaataatttataaattttaaataattttataatttaaataattcaacaaaaattcactcatctAATTATTTCGAGTTCGACCAAAGCTGGCAACCAATATAACATATAGACGGTGCAAAAATAAATATGGAGCAAAACAGCCCACTTTTGCGCTCTTTTTCTTTCATCCACTTCCCATCTCAAAGGAAAATTAGGGTCTGGATTTCTTTCATTTCGTAGTTCCTGCTTTTTATTGATTCTGTAGAGGAAAATATGTAGCAGCCCCACAGTTAATGAGCATCATCAATGTACAGATTCAAAAAAGGTTAATTGATCTTTCAGCATTGCCACTTCTTTAAACATATTTTACCTTTAGGTTTAACGAGTGTTCAATGTGTTCAGGGTTTTGCATGTATTGATttgtatgaatattttttttaataaaatttaacccctttttttcCGTGGAACAGTCCCAGCCCACACCTTCCATTATGTcatccccccccccaaaaaaaaaatatgGTGCATCCTAATAATGTTTGTAACAGCAAAGATGAGATAAATTATGATTGATCTGAGTTTATAAAATGTTTTCAGTTTTCAAGCAATCCTGCAGCACAACCCAAGGTATCTTTGCCAAAATTGCTGATGCACAAGCCACAAGCATCAACCTGACATCTAATgcttatatttaaataaaaaaaattaaaacaggCATTTAATTGAGCTCAATCTTCCCAGATTCTAAATGTTTCACAAATGAGCTCACAAAGTGAAAAATGAGAGAAATAATTGGATACCGATGCAGTAAATAAAATGTGCAGCTTTAGTGTTTGACCATAACACAGTAAAATAAATAGTTTGGTTTTCTGATGGATCGAGGGCCAATaggcaaaaaaaataatttaaaaatagccACCTTAGGTTCCaatcagagaatttttcacagaTGCAAAAGACAGCTGATGACCAAGATCAAGAGATACAATCAAACTATAAAATCATATCCCAAAATTATTGAAATCAGCTTAATGCATGATCCACCACTCAACATCGAGATTCGGTGTATCCTGCTGGAACAAAATGAGATCGATAAATCTCTTGAAAACTTGTTTTGGTTGAGCGATGATATTATAAAcatccatgaaatcaaatatGCTATAATAACAAACTAGTATCAGTTCATCAAAACAAACAAGACAACTCACAATTGAGGTAAATGCACAAGCTATCTTCTAGAAGTTAATGCTGCCCCAGTTGCCCTGCCATGGTACAAGAAAATTAAGCTCAGTACACGAAAAACATGAACTGAATAATGAAGTTAAGCTATCTGAGGGGTTTTAAGTTGCATACCTGTCCTGTTTTCCAACAAAATTCGAATTAGACCTTCCATGAGCAGAGGCCTTGCTTTCAACACTTGTTCTCTCAAAATTGGCTCTATTAATTTCTGTAGGGTCTTTAGATTTGCTCAATATTTTTACATTTGAGAGACTACTGACCACACCAAAAGAAATGCCATTTGATTGTTGTTTCTGCATTCCTAACAGCTGCGAATGATCATCAGCTGCATTTTTAGAGACTGCTGCTTGCTTCTTGAAAACAGCATTCTCATTCCTCACATGGTTGGAGTCAACTGATGGGACTCCTTTCTTTAGTCGGTTAGGTGGTGCAATCGGAGTAACAGCAACAGAAGGCAAAAATGTGGAGTGAGGAGATGAGGCTGCAGCAGCTGCAGCAACTTTAGCAACAGCAGCTGTGGCTGCTATTATCTCCTGTGCTCCCTCCCGAAGCCGAATATAATCATCCTCAATTACAAATAACTGAAATCACAAAGAAATTACGATTTCAAATCTTCAGAAGGAATTATTTTAAATGAGAAAAGTTGCAAGAACGAACCTCAGGGTGACTGGCTACAAAGTCATCCAGCTTTCCATACTTTTTCTTGTAATCATGCCAGTGTAAAGGCGCAAGCATTTTCCCCAGCCTATTTGGTAGCTGCAATTGACAGATATAAGTCAAACCCGTGCGTAATACCATAGCAAGGTGACCTAAGAAAAATCATTAGCAGACCACTAAAGCACTAACCGTTGAACTGATTCGAATTCTCCCACCAGGTGGAATTGTACGAACAATGCAGGCCAACAATGCTCTTTCCTCAAGCAGAGCAGCCTCTGAAGTCTTACCTGGCATCAATATATTATTCTGCTCAGTCGTTACAGACTTTTTGGGCAAAATAGCACCAGTGCCATTGCTGATTGTTGTTTCACAGGAACCGACAGACTGCACTGAAGAATCAGGAGGAGATAGGCTGGCACTGGCAGCAGTACTTGCTTCTTCCACCGTTAGATCTTGGTCCTTCAGCATATGATTTTTCATGTTAAGCATATTCTGTTCCTGTCCAGTTCAAAGTTTAAGTAGAGGTTAGCTCTGAGCTCTGCAACTGCTTGAAGATTAGCCAAACTGACAAACCTTGGATTCACAGCTCTGTTCAAGAGTGCCCAATTTCAATGCATCATGAAATTGTGAAGAAATCTGTTGCAAGTTTGGCTCAGATTGGGGTTTCACAAGGTAACTTGAGTTAATTGACTCAACGACCTACAAAGAAACGGTTTTAACAAGTTACAAGGATAGATGAAAACAGTATCGAGCAGTGTCAGTAAAATAATCTTAATTTAAAGAACCTGTGCTTTTCCAGTAGATGATGATATTACAGAAATCGACTCTGACCCTTGGCTTATATGATCTACATGGTCTGGACAAATGGCTTGTCCATCAACAGATATTTCGCACTCATGACTTACGTCTGACCTCCTGAGACTTTGATCGGTTTGCAATGGTGGAAGTTGATTCGGGCCAGAAGGCTGGAAACCCTCTGATGAAGCCTGAAGAACAAGATGAAAAAAACATTGAACATAACTAAAGAAAACTTTGACACAACTAATAATGCATTGTTTTGACCAAACCTGTTGGTTCTGCCACTGTTGGACGGATGACATTGCTTGCATTGAGTAGGGTCCAACATGGGATGCCACAGAATGAGGAACCCCCTGTTGATGCATGACAAATGACTGCAGAGCAGTAACCTGCTCAGGTGGGAGATAAGCAGCCATCCCAAGTGGAGCAATCGGAACACTTCGAACATGATCATTCTGATTCTGATATAAATGGAGTAATATAAGAGGAAGCAATAGAAAGAATCCTAAATTAGATGAATACCAGTCTATGGTCTAAAAACCTCTAAAAATGAGTTTACAAGCACCATCTTAAGCCAGACATTAGATGAAATGTAGAAACAAGGAGAGAGAAAAGGGCTGCAGAGATCCATGATTTCAATAAAACTAACCATAAGCTATATCATGTTTTGCCAATGGAACACTACAATATGAAGAAAAAGCATATACTTATAATTGCTTTACAGATGGTTATAAAATATTAGATATCTCATTGCAAAACAATCCCAGCAACACCACTTCGGTAAAGAAACATCAATCTTACCAGATTTGATACATTGCCAGAAAATGGTTGAACACTGGCTGAAGCCCCCTTTGAAATTACCCCAGTATCCACATTTATTGCACCACTTCCATTAGAATCCACTTGGTTTCCATTATGTTGACCAAATTGAGGTAAATCTTTTGAATTTGCTTGTGTTATACATGATTCATCACTATAAGTACCTTTCCTCTCTCTTGCATCAGCCAGTTCAAGTTGAAGCTGATGCACCGTATGTAAATGAAGTCTCTCCATTTCTGCAAACTAACATTAACAAGGACAGTCAATCTAAATTCActtaaaattacatatttatttaagtagagaaagaataaataagaaaCTTAAATCTCATCAACCTGTCTCTGACAGCCATGCCACAGCTGATTATATTGCTCTGTCCATTCTCTTAATTCAGCCTGTAAGGTGTGGTTTGTACTTGACTGCAAAACATCCACCTCCTGGACACGTGAAAGCCAAGTTTGGGCATCTCTCAACTGTTCATCCTTAAAAAGAATGGCTTCCTGAGCAGCCCTATACTGAAGCATAGACTAGCATTAGGAAAAACGGCTAGACTTCTAGCAACCAACATTATAGTTAATTGACATTCCGAACAGAAACAAATTTGTTTTGTAAAATGACTTAACCTGAAAATAAGTTATTACAGCATTCAGTAATTACAGATGCACACCATGGACACTATAACAGAGCATTCACACCTTAACGtccagaatttttttttttaaagagcataaaaacttttaaaatgtaCAGACCTGTTCCTGCAACTCAATAATCTGCCTCTCTTTTTCTTGAACATGCTCTTGAAGATCATGTATCTGTTTTATATGCTGGGCTCTCTCTGCTTCTGAATGATCATGCTCTCTTCTGTCGAAGGAAAAAGAATAGGAAATTCCATTCAATGATAAATACTAAAAGCTAATATATTATAACCAACTCTAGAATACGTTTAGAAACTTTAAAGTGTGTTGGTCACACAGCAACTACTAATATAAACAAAACACTCGTATAAACAAATTGCATTGAGGACTATGGTTACTGCAAATAGAAAGCTTTTAAGAATAAAACACAACAAACACACACCTAAAAGTTGCTAGTTCCTTATTTTGTTCTCTGAGGAGGTCTTCCTTTGCCCAGGCCTGCCAACATGATCCAAGAGCCCTAATTTACACATGACTTGCTAGAAAAAggctttaattaaaatttaaaaaaaccccAAGGCAGAATGAAGAAACAGAAAGACCTCTTCTTTTTCCACTTTTATGGCATGTAATTCTCTATCTTTCTCTTCCATTTTCCTTTCCAACTGATGTATGGTCTGCTCACTTTCACGGAGTTGCTCCTATATAAGGAAATAAAGCCAAACATAGACTGTAAGTCACAGAAAAGGACAGTAACTTTGCTAGAATCTTCTTGTTGCATGCTTGAATAATTTCCAGTGTGAACGGATCTCACTGATATTTTGCACAATACCAAACAAAAGATGCTCAACTTGAAAGAAAAAGGCAGGTTTCACTAATTTACTCACTTCCACAGTCAACATATGACGACAAATTTATCTAAGTTTATAATCTTATGCATGAAACTTGaattcttctctttcttcttttagtttttcataaataaagatcattataattttttgaagCAGTTAAAACTTGACTTAGTTCTTATTTCTGATAGTTGAATTTCAGAAGAATCATACTATGAGTCACATTCTAAATTCAAACCTCAAGCTTGGCAGCAGTATTGGCATGGGCTTTGATTTCAGCATCATATCTGCTCTGCATTTCCAGAACCCTTGATCTAGCAATTGCTTGAGCTCGCAGTTCAACCTCCATCTGCTGGAGCTGCTCTCTCTGTCTGGCAACATCATGGATTCGCTGTTGCAATATGTCATCGTCTAGACTTCCATCCACCGTGATTGGAAAGAAGTCAGCATCAGCAGGCTCTCCTCCATGTTGCATCTGAATAAGCATTCAACCAAATCACTTTTTCATCATGTCCAAAATGGAATTTAATCTTAATTCAAAAAGCCTTACCTCATATAAGGTTCCCTCATCAGATTGTCCCAACTTTGATCTGTCCAATCCCTACACATTGCAAGAAAACTGAATAAAACAAATAATGAACTCCGCTGGTTCAAAAATAACAGAAATAGGAATCTTTCACTAACACAGTTCAAAGCGACAATCCCACCGTTAACAGAAGAGCATTTCCTCACTTCAATATAACTAATAAACTTTCTAGCATATGAAACGCTAAGTTCTTGGgattacataaatatttaaacaCAGTTAAAACAACCCAAATTCACATTCCCAATCATTCCAACAACCCATTGACCACAAACTTGTCATCGAAGTGAGCCAAAGATTTTAATAAATGCATCAAACTGTTTCAATTTAGAGCACAAGGTAGGTTAATGAATGGCGATCAAAGAACCCCAACCCAAAAGTGTGAAATAAGTGGAACTAAATAATAATTGGGTAATAAAACTGTATGGAAGTAAACAAACTAGAAGGACCAAAAAGatcaatgaaaataaataaatagatacacGCTAATGTTGCTTTTGCTTATGAGCACTGAAGAATACCAAACACAAGtagtaatattaaattaatcaagGTAATTGTTTTCAGTTCGGAATTTCATATGCAAAACACGATTATGTTATCGTTTCAACATTGTTCTCATTAACCACAAAAAGACAGAGCGAAGAAACCTTCATGACCAGATGAAATTACCACATCATCCCCGGGGTTCCGAACCACATGATTGTCGGAAACGGCACGCCACTCTTTCCGCGACGATGATTGCATCGGCAACGAACCGCTCCGCGAGGCGGCGACACTGGCCGCGGCCTCCATTGGATCAGGAATGTCTCACACCGCTACAACTCTCCAAATTCCTCTATCTGCAAAACAAAAGCAGACccaaagagaagaagaaaaaagaaatctagggttttcaataaaaaataaaattaacaaaacactagaaaatagaaaattttagaagaAAAAGGAGAGCATatatgaccaaaaaaaaaaagagagcggTGGAGAACAGAAATAGGAGAAGTTTGGGTTTTAACGATCGGAGGGTTTTTGGATAAATCTTTGAGAGTGTAAAAATAGTGAGATTTCCAGAGAGAGATTGATTGGTTGGTTGGTTAGGGTGCTTAAAATTTCGATCTAAGGCAAGCGTCCCGCCATTTATAGGCTTTGAGCCTTTCCAGTTCTGGTCTACTCAagcgtttttttttttttcaggtgACTAAAAGGCTTTTAGTTTTATAAATAAGCCCATTGCTTTTGGGCCTTTTTACTCATTAATACTACTAAAGTAAACTATCTTCGCTTTTTAATACATCTATTATTTTCACTAATATGGCGACGGCGAGAACAAGAATAAAGACAACGGGCGCCTAGGTCAATGACAATTTCTTCTACggtaatacttttaaaaatattttagagtAAATTACATCAACAATCGTTCAACTTTGGGttagctgacaaaacagtcacttaagtttcatttcaatcactcaacttttgaaaagttacaaaacagccactaacgttataaaaaagtgacaaaatagtcactGATTAACAGTTACCGTTAAGGTGTTAACGGGACTGCTGACGTGTCAAGTTAACCAgctgatgtggcaagttaacttgccaTGTCGGTAAAGTGGCTTCATTATTCTTATTAATCACCAACTTTCTTCCTCCACCATTTCCCTCcgccatttatttaattttcagtACTTCATCTTATCCCTTTCAATAATTTTCACTCTTATACATAAGTCTAATGAAAAAACAAAGTTCTTGCAGGAAGAGGACATGCAAAATGAAGAGGGGACTGAAGTGGTTAACACAAAGAATTTGAACTCAAATACAGAAATAGAGCATTCACAAAGTCCCATTAAGGAGTTGGAGAGCAGGAGATTAACCTTTGAAACGAAACTGCTTGAGTTGCATAGTCTAAAAGAGAAGTTGTCATGCATTGCTTATTTGCAGAAGGATTTAACTCGCAAAACTGCAGAAATTGGCAagctcaatttcacaatttctgcACTTAAGGCTGAGATAAAGATCTTCAAGAAATTATAAGGCAGGGTAACATGGAAATAAAGCAGCTAGACATTGCAAAGTAGTTGATAGAGGAATTGCAGAGGAAAAATAGCAATGGTAGCCAGATAAAGGGGCAGATAATTTTGCTTGAAGAATAATTATCCGGATTTATAGCCATTGAAACCTCTACTAAAGATGCTTTGGTTAAGAACAGGCTTGAagatattaaaaatattgaattaaaagttattaaaaaaaggAGGAGAAACAAAGAACTTGAGCTTGAAAAGAGGGAAATTTTTGTTCTAGGTGCACGGCATATTAACCATTaaaccttcttcttcttcttctccttctcctcttcttcttcttttttttttctgttggaAAGCTTAAGTAAAAATGAAGAACGAAAGCAGAACCTAAAGCATTAAGTTGAATTTGGCAGAAGCGAGTGAGACGATCTTCCAATTCCAGATTTGGCCAAGTTGTCGGCTGCTTGATTAGCATCCCCGGATTAGAACTTGATGGTCATTTACTAgccacttaaaaaattttcccattaaaagcttgaaatttgTCCTTTCCTTCACTGTGTTTTTCTCTGCTATAAGTTTGAATGCAGGCACCGTTCATTGAGATTTTTAGTCCTAATTTccatattaaattttatctttaCAAAAGCTTGAATTGCCTATTTTCTCGTTACAACTTACAAGTATACAACAAGTATTGTATACTGCAATTGGAGAGAGTTTGGGAGCGATTGTAAGAGAAATGAAACTCAGAACTTTAAtttgaaaagcaaaaataaaagaagtgaaagGTAAATTACACGGATTGTGTTTGTTTTGTCTTCAAAGTAAGAAGAAATTTGTTGGGTTTAGGGAAGAAGAAAATTACAGGGATTTctttaaaggaagaagaaagagaatgagGGAGGGAGAAATGGGTTTAGGGAAGAAGAAAATGTTAGACCCCATCACCTGCCATGTCACTTTGCCGTGACGTCTGTGACGGAAAACGGCAAAatggactgttttgtaactttttaaaagttGAGTTACTGAAATGGAACTTAGGTGACTGTTTTCTCAGCTACCCCAAAGTTGGGTGACTGTCGGTATAATTTATCCAATATTTTATCTCCAACAATATATTCGATATTTTTCTGTTTCAAGTCTACATACAATGTTTGTTTATTTAATGTTGCTTTTAACCTATTTTTAATTAAACGGACTTTACTTTCGGTTTCTTGAATCAACTTTGacccaatattttttttatcaaatttagtcTAATACAAATTCCACAACAACAAGACGTATCCACAGTTGCTTTCAAAGTCAATAATGCAAGCTTGAAACATATCTTTAAGAACATTATCAGTTCGGATTGCTCGTTAATCTCCGAAAGGAAAATTGTGCTGAAACTCCGTTTAGTTCCTAAAGACTCATGCAAttatttccaaaatctcgaggtgaATCTAAGATCCCAATCCGAAATGATAGAAACAGGAACACCATGTAGTTGCACGGCTaataaataagttgattttgtcaatctgtcaactatcACCTAAGTAGCATTCTTCTTCAAAGTGGTAGGAAACCTACAACAAATCCATAGTTAGTCTTTctcattttcacttagaaatcaataTGTTAGTAAACCCGTTGGAACTTGAAGTTCGGCTTTAATTCTCTAACAAATTAGACATTTTGCAACATATTTAACTACTTCTCGTTTCATTTTCGGCCATCAATATGATCCTCATAAATCTTGATACATTTTAGTACCTCCAAGGTGCATAGAAAACAAacctatcatgtgcctcttggaGTATTTCTTGATTCGATTCAGCATTATTAGGCAGTACGCATACTCGACCATGGACTTACTTGGGGGTCCAAATTATTCA
It encodes the following:
- the LOC107929567 gene encoding uncharacterized protein, which produces MEAAASVAASRSGSLPMQSSSRKEWRAVSDNHVVRNPGDDVGLDRSKLGQSDEGTLYEMQHGGEPADADFFPITVDGSLDDDILQQRIHDVARQREQLQQMEVELRAQAIARSRVLEMQSRYDAEIKAHANTAAKLEEQLRESEQTIHQLERKMEEKDRELHAIKVEKEEAWAKEDLLREQNKELATFRREHDHSEAERAQHIKQIHDLQEHVQEKERQIIELQEQYRAAQEAILFKDEQLRDAQTWLSRVQEVDVLQSSTNHTLQAELREWTEQYNQLWHGCQRQFAEMERLHLHTVHQLQLELADARERKGTYSDESCITQANSKDLPQFGQHNGNQVDSNGSGAINVDTGVISKGASASVQPFSGNVSNLNQNDHVRSVPIAPLGMAAYLPPEQVTALQSFVMHQQGVPHSVASHVGPYSMQAMSSVQQWQNQQASSEGFQPSGPNQLPPLQTDQSLRRSDVSHECEISVDGQAICPDHVDHISQGSESISVISSSTGKAQVVESINSSYLVKPQSEPNLQQISSQFHDALKLGTLEQSCESKEQNMLNMKNHMLKDQDLTVEEASTAASASLSPPDSSVQSVGSCETTISNGTGAILPKKSVTTEQNNILMPGKTSEAALLEERALLACIVRTIPPGGRIRISSTLPNRLGKMLAPLHWHDYKKKYGKLDDFVASHPELFVIEDDYIRLREGAQEIIAATAAVAKVAAAAAASSPHSTFLPSVAVTPIAPPNRLKKGVPSVDSNHVRNENAVFKKQAAVSKNAADDHSQLLGMQKQQSNGISFGVVSSLSNVKILSKSKDPTEINRANFERTSVESKASAHGRSNSNFVGKQDRATGAALTSRR